Part of the Labilibaculum antarcticum genome, ACCGTGCTTTGTGTATTCGGCTTTATGCATTACCGCGTCGAAGATTTCTGGCTCATTTTCTGCTTTGAGGTCAATCATCTTTGCGTAACATCCATTTTCTAAATTGAAAATGCCATCCTTACTCCATCCATGTTCATCATCTCCTAGTAAGGCTCTTTTTGGATCAGCCGAAAGAGTAGTCTTTCCTGTACCAGATAAGCCCAGTAGTAGTGCCGAATCGCCATCTGAACCTTCGTTTGCAGAACAATGTAAAGGAAGAACACCATTTAATGGAAGATAGTAGTTCATTACAGTAAACATCAACTTTTTCATACTTCCCATATAGGCCGAACCATAAACAATGCCAATTTTTTTATCAAAATCAGCGACTACGCAAATATCTGATGTCTCACCGTTGGGCAGATCTCTTAGAAGTCCTTTGTAGCGGTCTTTGTCTAATTTATCTTTAGGGAGAGAAATTAAAATAAATTCCTCATCGGCAAAAATAGATTTATCGATGTCCTTAGGAATGGGTCTAAACATATTGTCAACAAAAACTTGACATAAGGCTTGATCGGTAACAGTTTTTACGGGAAGTGCATATTTTGAATCGGCTCCAATTACTCTGTCCGTCGTAAATATTGTTTGCTTTTCAGCGATTGCTTTTAAAGCATCTTCAAAAATTAATCCAAAAGTTTTTGGATCCATTTCGATATTGTTTGGTGAAGACCAGTCAATATTTAATTGACTTTCAGGATTTCTTACAAGATAAGTATCCTTTGGACTTCTTCCTGTCGAATCGACTGGTGTCCAGGTGGCTAATGCACCATTCGGGGTCAATATGGCCTCTTTGTTAACTACAGCTTCTGTAATAAGAATCTCTCTTGATAGATTTTCCTTAAGGTTAGAATGTAGTTGTATTGATTTTATTAAATCTTCAGTCATTCCAATTTGAATATCGTTCATACAACATTTTTTAAAATTTGGTAGTTAAAAGTATGACTATATATAGAGTAATCCTATTATGTTGATATTATTTTTACATTTTTGTTGTGTTATTTCTCAATAAGATTTTGTA contains:
- a CDS encoding phosphoenolpyruvate carboxykinase (ATP), with product MNDIQIGMTEDLIKSIQLHSNLKENLSREILITEAVVNKEAILTPNGALATWTPVDSTGRSPKDTYLVRNPESQLNIDWSSPNNIEMDPKTFGLIFEDALKAIAEKQTIFTTDRVIGADSKYALPVKTVTDQALCQVFVDNMFRPIPKDIDKSIFADEEFILISLPKDKLDKDRYKGLLRDLPNGETSDICVVADFDKKIGIVYGSAYMGSMKKLMFTVMNYYLPLNGVLPLHCSANEGSDGDSALLLGLSGTGKTTLSADPKRALLGDDEHGWSKDGIFNLENGCYAKMIDLKAENEPEIFDAVMHKAEYTKHGAIIENAMIYPSGKIDFFDTRYTPNSRASYPLRFLKNIKKSSTSGNPHTILFLTADASGVLPPISKLSKEQAMLWFLMGYTSKLAGTETGVTEPQATFSRFFGQPFMPCNPSIYAKMLGDKMELHNTNVFLINTGWSGGSYGTGSRIKLKFTRAMVDAALSGKLNNVESVQNDLFHLSVPQFCENVPTEILNPINTWKNKEDYKRTAENLAKKFSDEFDKSYGEQDIDPAVISQCPGK